The following are encoded in a window of Cryobacterium sp. CG_9.6 genomic DNA:
- a CDS encoding bifunctional [glutamine synthetase] adenylyltransferase/[glutamine synthetase]-adenylyl-L-tyrosine phosphorylase, with protein sequence MEREPLTLTELARVGFVDLGEVRLRLTETEELGGPPSRELIPLLSKAANPDAALGALVALLRQGSVEIFAILSATDAALRLIRVLGASQGLADFFLRHPDELPILAAPILTLPTVDELTTDLLESVGAVQGFSTLTDDAAWVALRVRYRRRLATVAAFDLEQADPVAGVDGIADALADLATAALEAALAVARSMTSGDVAGRGVFPRDEVRATRLAVIGMGKAGARELNYVSDVDVIFVADGNPERGLESTRAVEIAIRLAILMMRGMNETGIEPELWEVDPNLRPEGKSGALVRSIESHLAYYDRWAKSWEFQALLKARTLAGDSELGARYIDAVTPKVWSSASRENFVESVQRMRERVTDNIPDDEVDFQLKLGPGGLRDIEFTVQLLQLVHGQSDPSVRQSGTLPALVALAQGGYVGRAEAAEFSHDYRMLRLMEHRLQLEKLRRTHLVPRDEANMRVLARATGLATSAAGLSTRWAQTKQRVRGLHERLFYRPLLSAVAALPAEGLNLTSAQAEARLAAIGFLNPRGALGHIAALSGGVSRRATIQRHLLPVLLQWFSQGADPDYGLLAFRRLSDNLGSTYWFLRMLRDSSGAAERLTRVLSGSRYVGELLEKIPEAVAWLENEEDLRPRPLSALLDETRAVLARHESPDAAASILRTARRRELLRLAFGSMLGRITIDELAVGLTDVTSNFIRGVIAAIRGRELNEPGIATPVGPKTPDGIEFAVIAMGRFGGSELGFGSDADVMYVFRNGKLEGEPAHDRARFIVRELNRLTDDDRLPLDLDIGLRPEGSNGAIVRSLDSFTAYYSRWSLTWEAQALLRGRGVAGDVSLQRDFERLADSVRYPAAIAEKEVREIKRIKARVEKERLPQGADPNRHLKLGRGSLSDVEWFVQLLQLQNAARVPGLRTTSTLVALTGASDAGLVSAADAATLRSAWLFASRARSAITLWTNRTSDVLPVDRAQLEGIARILEYSPGSATELQGDYLSVTRRSRAVFERLFYGPVERSGASAG encoded by the coding sequence ATGGAGCGCGAACCCCTGACTCTGACCGAACTGGCCAGAGTTGGTTTTGTTGATCTCGGTGAGGTGCGCCTGCGTCTCACCGAGACCGAAGAACTCGGGGGACCACCCAGCCGTGAACTGATCCCGCTGCTGTCGAAAGCGGCAAACCCTGATGCTGCGCTCGGTGCTCTTGTGGCGCTGCTGCGGCAAGGTTCCGTTGAGATTTTTGCCATTCTCTCCGCCACGGATGCTGCCCTACGGCTCATTCGTGTGCTGGGAGCCTCGCAGGGCCTCGCTGACTTCTTTTTGCGCCACCCCGATGAGCTCCCCATCCTGGCCGCACCCATCCTCACTCTGCCCACGGTTGACGAGCTCACCACGGATCTGCTGGAATCCGTGGGCGCAGTGCAGGGATTCTCCACCCTCACTGACGACGCTGCCTGGGTGGCACTCCGGGTGCGGTATCGCCGACGCCTCGCCACGGTGGCGGCATTCGACCTTGAACAGGCCGATCCTGTGGCGGGCGTGGATGGAATTGCGGACGCCCTGGCCGACCTCGCCACGGCGGCGCTCGAAGCCGCCCTGGCGGTCGCACGCAGCATGACCAGCGGAGACGTGGCAGGGCGAGGCGTCTTTCCTCGGGACGAGGTGCGTGCAACGCGACTCGCAGTGATCGGAATGGGCAAAGCCGGCGCCCGGGAACTCAATTATGTGAGCGACGTGGACGTCATCTTTGTCGCCGACGGTAATCCCGAGCGCGGTCTCGAATCTACCCGGGCAGTGGAAATCGCCATTCGGCTCGCCATCCTCATGATGCGCGGCATGAACGAAACAGGAATCGAACCGGAGCTCTGGGAGGTCGATCCGAACCTCCGGCCAGAGGGCAAAAGCGGGGCCCTCGTGCGGTCGATCGAATCTCATCTTGCGTATTACGACCGGTGGGCAAAAAGCTGGGAGTTTCAGGCGCTGCTCAAAGCCCGCACCCTGGCTGGCGACAGCGAACTCGGGGCGCGCTACATCGACGCTGTCACCCCCAAGGTGTGGAGCAGCGCGAGCCGAGAAAATTTTGTGGAGTCTGTTCAGCGGATGCGGGAACGCGTCACAGACAACATCCCTGACGATGAGGTGGACTTTCAGCTCAAGCTCGGCCCCGGAGGGCTGCGTGACATTGAATTCACCGTTCAGCTGTTGCAGCTCGTTCATGGGCAGTCAGATCCGTCCGTGCGACAGAGCGGCACTTTGCCAGCGCTTGTTGCCCTCGCCCAGGGTGGCTACGTTGGTCGCGCAGAGGCGGCTGAGTTCTCCCACGACTACCGCATGCTGCGCCTCATGGAGCACCGACTCCAGCTCGAGAAGCTCCGACGGACCCACCTCGTTCCTCGGGACGAAGCGAACATGCGGGTGCTGGCCCGAGCCACCGGTCTGGCTACGAGTGCAGCCGGGCTGTCGACTCGCTGGGCGCAAACGAAACAGCGCGTGCGGGGGCTGCACGAGCGACTGTTCTACCGGCCGCTGCTGAGTGCCGTCGCGGCCCTGCCCGCCGAAGGCCTCAACCTCACCAGCGCCCAAGCGGAGGCACGCCTCGCCGCAATTGGTTTCCTCAACCCGCGAGGAGCTCTCGGACACATCGCGGCGCTCTCCGGAGGTGTGTCCCGCCGCGCAACCATCCAGCGGCATCTGCTCCCTGTTCTCCTTCAATGGTTCTCTCAGGGAGCCGACCCAGATTACGGGCTACTGGCTTTTCGACGGTTGAGCGACAACCTCGGCTCCACCTACTGGTTCCTGCGCATGCTTCGAGACTCCTCGGGCGCCGCAGAACGCCTCACCCGCGTGCTCTCCGGTTCTCGGTATGTGGGGGAACTGCTCGAGAAGATCCCCGAAGCGGTGGCCTGGCTGGAGAACGAAGAGGACCTTCGTCCGCGCCCCCTCAGTGCGTTACTCGATGAGACGCGAGCGGTGCTGGCCCGCCACGAGAGCCCGGATGCGGCGGCATCGATCCTGCGCACCGCGCGTCGCCGGGAGCTGCTGCGCCTGGCCTTCGGGTCCATGCTGGGTCGCATCACCATCGACGAACTCGCCGTGGGTCTCACCGACGTCACCTCCAACTTCATTCGTGGCGTCATCGCCGCCATTCGTGGTCGAGAGCTGAACGAGCCCGGAATTGCAACCCCCGTTGGTCCGAAGACCCCGGACGGCATTGAATTCGCCGTCATCGCCATGGGACGTTTTGGGGGATCCGAACTCGGCTTTGGCTCGGACGCCGACGTCATGTACGTCTTCCGCAACGGGAAGCTCGAGGGGGAGCCAGCCCACGATCGAGCGAGATTCATCGTCCGCGAGCTGAATCGGCTCACAGACGATGATCGTCTGCCCCTCGACCTTGATATTGGCTTGCGGCCCGAGGGGAGCAATGGAGCGATCGTGCGCTCACTCGACTCCTTCACCGCGTACTACAGTCGTTGGTCGCTCACCTGGGAGGCACAGGCCCTCCTGCGTGGCCGTGGTGTGGCCGGCGATGTGAGTCTGCAACGAGATTTTGAGCGACTGGCCGACTCCGTGCGGTATCCAGCCGCTATCGCCGAGAAGGAAGTTCGGGAGATTAAGCGCATCAAGGCCAGGGTCGAGAAGGAGCGTCTGCCTCAGGGAGCCGATCCCAACCGACACCTCAAACTGGGCCGTGGCTCGCTCAGTGATGTGGAGTGGTTCGTGCAACTCCTGCAACTGCAAAACGCCGCACGCGTGCCGGGGCTGAGAACCACATCTACTCTGGTGGCGCTCACCGGCGCCTCCGACGCGGGCCTGGTCAGTGCAGCGGATGCCGCGACTCTGCGATCGGCATGGCTGTTCGCGTCGCGTGCGCGGTCCGCTATTACCCTGTGGACCAACCGCACATCGGATGTCTTGCCCGTTGATCGAGCACAGCTCGAGGGAATTGCCCGGATTCTGGAATATTCGCCCGGGTCTGCCACGGAGCTTCAGGGAGATTATCTCTCGGTGACCAGACGCTCACGGGCCGTCTTTGAACGGCTCTTCTACGGTCCGGTCGAGCGGTCGGGCGCCAGCGCCGGCTGA
- a CDS encoding glutamine synthetase family protein — MDKQRDFVLRTIEERGIKFVRLWFTDVVGTLKSVAIAPAEVEGAFNEGLGFDGSAIEGLTRSFEADVLAHPDPTTFQILPWRGEVDPTARMFCDITTPDGQPAVADPRNVLKRTLAKAADRGFTFYTHPEIEFYLLKSSKYGKNGPVPVDSAGYFDNVPGGTAHDFRRRSVRMLEDLGISVEFSHHEAGPGQNEIDLRYADALTTADNIMTFRTVVKEVAIEQGVYATFMPKPMSEHPGSGMHTHMSLFEGDTNAFFEAGAQYQLSTIGRQFIAGLLKHAPEITAVTNQFVNSYKRLWGGDEAPSFVCWGHNNRSALIRVPLYKPNKGQSARVEYRAIDSAANPYLAYSLMLAAGLKGIEEGYELPPEAEDNVWSLSDTERRALGYTQLPASLDHAIQYMEESELVAETLGEQVFNYVLLNKRQEWKDYRSQVTPFELRKNLEML, encoded by the coding sequence ATGGACAAGCAGCGCGATTTCGTTCTTCGTACCATCGAGGAGCGAGGAATCAAGTTCGTTCGACTATGGTTCACCGACGTGGTCGGCACCCTCAAGTCGGTGGCCATTGCGCCCGCCGAGGTGGAGGGCGCCTTCAACGAGGGACTCGGGTTTGACGGCTCGGCCATCGAGGGACTGACCCGTTCGTTCGAAGCGGATGTGCTGGCCCACCCGGACCCCACCACCTTCCAGATCCTCCCGTGGCGCGGCGAAGTTGACCCGACCGCACGCATGTTTTGCGACATCACGACGCCCGACGGTCAGCCCGCCGTCGCCGACCCGCGCAACGTGCTCAAGCGCACGCTCGCGAAGGCCGCCGATCGCGGCTTCACCTTCTACACACACCCCGAGATTGAGTTCTACCTCCTCAAGTCGTCGAAGTATGGCAAGAATGGGCCGGTACCGGTCGATTCGGCCGGCTACTTTGATAACGTCCCGGGTGGCACGGCTCACGATTTTCGCCGTCGCTCCGTTCGGATGCTCGAAGACCTCGGCATCTCGGTCGAGTTCAGCCACCACGAGGCTGGCCCCGGCCAGAACGAGATCGATCTGCGCTATGCCGATGCCCTCACCACGGCCGACAACATTATGACCTTCCGCACCGTCGTGAAGGAGGTGGCGATCGAGCAGGGTGTGTACGCCACCTTCATGCCCAAGCCCATGTCCGAGCACCCGGGTTCTGGCATGCACACGCACATGTCACTCTTCGAGGGGGATACGAATGCCTTCTTCGAAGCTGGTGCCCAGTACCAGCTCTCAACAATCGGTCGTCAGTTCATTGCCGGGCTGCTCAAGCACGCGCCGGAGATCACCGCCGTCACCAACCAGTTCGTGAACTCCTACAAGCGCCTTTGGGGCGGCGACGAAGCCCCGAGCTTCGTGTGCTGGGGCCACAACAACCGCTCGGCGCTCATCCGCGTTCCGCTGTACAAGCCCAACAAGGGACAGAGCGCCCGAGTGGAGTACCGAGCCATCGACTCCGCAGCAAACCCGTACCTCGCGTACTCGCTCATGCTTGCTGCTGGCCTCAAGGGAATCGAAGAGGGCTACGAGCTACCGCCCGAGGCGGAAGACAACGTCTGGAGTCTCAGCGACACGGAGCGTCGAGCACTCGGATACACCCAGCTCCCCGCAAGCCTTGACCACGCGATTCAATACATGGAAGAGTCGGAGCTTGTTGCGGAGACGCTCGGCGAGCAGGTTTTTAACTACGTTCTGTTGAACAAGCGACAGGAGTGGAAGGACTACCGCTCTCAGGTCACCCCGTTTGAGCTGCGCAAAAACCTCGAGATGCTCTAG
- the panB gene encoding 3-methyl-2-oxobutanoate hydroxymethyltransferase has protein sequence MSESSASNATAPDSSLPAPEQHPYGHAPDGPKRVRTRHFHNAKQQGIPITGLTSYDMLTAQIFDQAGIDFLLVGDSAGNNVFGYETTLPVTVDELIPLTRAVARAVKRALVVADMPFGSYESGADQALSTAVRFMKESQAHAVKLEGGVRSHKQIKRIVSAGIPVMGHVGFTPQSEHGLGGHIIQGRGDAAQNLINDALAVQEAGAFAVVLEMVPGSVAAQVTAALDIPTIGVGAGPSVNGQLLVWTDFAGMTDGRVPRFVRQYANVRQVLTDAVHSFRDDVNSGAYPAPEHNYE, from the coding sequence ATGTCAGAATCGTCCGCGTCGAACGCGACTGCACCCGACTCGTCTCTTCCCGCGCCGGAACAACACCCCTACGGACACGCGCCGGACGGTCCCAAGCGGGTTCGTACGCGCCATTTTCACAATGCAAAGCAGCAGGGAATCCCCATCACGGGACTCACCAGTTATGACATGCTCACCGCGCAAATCTTCGATCAGGCCGGCATCGACTTCCTGCTCGTGGGTGATTCCGCGGGCAACAATGTGTTCGGCTACGAGACAACCCTTCCGGTCACCGTGGATGAACTCATTCCTCTAACCCGTGCCGTTGCCCGCGCGGTGAAGCGTGCGCTCGTCGTGGCCGATATGCCTTTCGGTTCGTACGAGAGCGGCGCGGATCAGGCGCTGTCCACGGCCGTGCGATTCATGAAGGAGTCGCAGGCCCATGCCGTAAAACTTGAGGGTGGCGTTCGAAGCCACAAGCAGATTAAGCGCATTGTGTCTGCCGGCATTCCTGTGATGGGGCACGTAGGTTTTACGCCCCAAAGCGAACACGGTCTTGGTGGGCACATCATTCAGGGACGTGGCGACGCCGCCCAGAACCTCATCAACGACGCCCTCGCTGTTCAAGAGGCGGGCGCTTTCGCTGTGGTGCTGGAAATGGTTCCCGGTTCGGTTGCCGCTCAGGTGACGGCGGCGTTGGACATCCCAACCATTGGCGTGGGTGCCGGGCCGTCCGTCAATGGCCAGCTACTGGTCTGGACCGACTTTGCCGGCATGACCGACGGCCGCGTTCCGCGCTTTGTGCGCCAGTACGCCAACGTTCGCCAGGTGCTCACGGATGCCGTCCACAGCTTTCGTGATGACGTGAACTCTGGCGCCTACCCCGCCCCGGAGCACAACTACGAATAG
- a CDS encoding SPOR domain-containing protein — protein sequence MAEDTENQYWYNMRTGAVEKGFQSPSLDRVGPFPTHYEATHALEKLRANSAKWSEDDARDNR from the coding sequence ATGGCCGAGGACACGGAAAACCAGTACTGGTACAACATGCGCACCGGAGCCGTCGAAAAAGGGTTCCAGTCACCCTCCCTCGACCGCGTCGGTCCTTTTCCCACTCATTATGAAGCGACTCACGCGCTCGAGAAGCTGCGTGCCAACAGCGCCAAGTGGTCCGAGGACGACGCCCGCGACAACCGTTAG
- the map gene encoding type I methionyl aminopeptidase: protein MPKDSTGHLVPGSVSSMRSVPSHIARPEYVGKKGPSPFTGSDVYSSDSIALIRESGQIAARAIELVGRSIRPGITTEELDIIAHDYMVAHDAYPSTLGYRGYPKSLCSSVNEVICHGIPDNTVLEDGDIVNIDITAFKNGVHGDTNVTFIVGEASEDVTLLVDRTREALNRGIKAVAPGRQVNVIGRAIESYAKRFNYGVVRDYTGHGVGAAFHSGLIIPHYDAPQYDTVMEVGMVFTIEPMLTLGGSADWDMWNDDWTVLTKDRSVTAQFEHTLVVTERGAEVLTLP, encoded by the coding sequence ATGCCTAAGGATTCAACCGGTCACCTCGTCCCTGGAAGCGTGTCGTCGATGCGTTCCGTTCCCTCTCACATTGCGCGCCCCGAATACGTGGGCAAGAAAGGTCCGAGTCCGTTCACCGGATCGGACGTGTATTCAAGCGACTCGATTGCGCTCATTCGCGAATCCGGTCAGATAGCGGCCCGAGCCATTGAGCTCGTGGGCCGGTCTATCCGCCCCGGCATCACCACCGAAGAACTCGACATCATCGCGCACGACTACATGGTTGCCCATGATGCGTACCCCTCGACCCTCGGTTATCGCGGCTACCCAAAATCCCTGTGCAGTTCGGTCAACGAGGTCATTTGCCACGGAATCCCCGACAATACGGTTCTCGAAGACGGGGACATTGTGAACATCGACATCACCGCATTCAAAAACGGTGTGCACGGTGATACCAATGTCACCTTCATCGTTGGCGAGGCGAGTGAAGACGTAACCCTTCTCGTTGACCGCACCCGAGAAGCGCTCAATCGCGGCATCAAGGCAGTGGCCCCCGGGCGCCAGGTGAACGTCATTGGCCGTGCAATCGAGTCCTACGCCAAACGCTTCAACTACGGTGTCGTCCGCGACTACACCGGTCACGGCGTGGGCGCAGCTTTTCATTCCGGCCTCATCATTCCCCACTATGACGCACCTCAGTACGACACCGTCATGGAGGTGGGTATGGTCTTCACCATTGAACCCATGCTGACTCTTGGCGGCTCCGCTGACTGGGACATGTGGAACGATGACTGGACCGTTCTCACCAAGGACCGCAGCGTGACCGCCCAGTTTGAGCACACGCTTGTCGTGACCGAGCGTGGCGCAGAAGTTCTCACGCTGCCCTAG
- the ppgK gene encoding polyphosphate--glucose phosphotransferase, giving the protein MSATTAIGIDIGGTGIKGAVINLTTGALLTDRIKIPTPKGGRPQDIIDTTTELLARVATGTDDLPVGICFPAVIKNGHTMSAANVSDKWIGLAAESVFEKALKRPIHFVNDADAAGYAESQFGAAQNVSGVVLLTTLGTGIGTALLNNGVLVPNTELGHLQIEGKDYESKAAYSAKEREDLSWDKWATRLQKYYSTLEALFSPDLFIVGGGVSKHHEDFLPLLRLKTRIIPAVHRNNAGILGAAALAVKHQD; this is encoded by the coding sequence ATGAGCGCAACAACGGCCATCGGCATTGACATTGGCGGAACCGGCATAAAGGGGGCGGTTATCAATTTGACAACCGGTGCTTTGCTGACGGACCGGATCAAAATACCCACGCCCAAGGGTGGACGCCCGCAGGACATCATCGACACGACCACCGAGCTCCTCGCTCGCGTCGCTACGGGTACCGATGATCTGCCGGTCGGCATCTGCTTTCCCGCCGTCATCAAGAACGGTCACACCATGTCAGCGGCAAACGTGTCGGACAAGTGGATTGGACTCGCGGCCGAGTCCGTCTTTGAAAAGGCTCTGAAACGCCCCATTCACTTTGTCAACGATGCGGATGCCGCCGGTTACGCCGAATCGCAATTTGGCGCGGCACAGAATGTGTCGGGCGTTGTCCTGCTCACCACTCTCGGCACCGGAATTGGGACCGCCCTTCTCAACAACGGCGTGCTGGTACCAAATACAGAGCTCGGGCATCTGCAAATCGAGGGCAAGGACTACGAGAGCAAGGCCGCATACTCGGCGAAGGAACGAGAAGACCTCAGCTGGGACAAGTGGGCGACACGTCTGCAGAAGTACTACAGCACCCTTGAAGCACTCTTCTCCCCTGACCTGTTCATCGTGGGGGGCGGCGTCTCCAAGCACCACGAGGACTTCCTCCCGCTCTTACGGTTGAAGACACGCATTATTCCGGCCGTGCACCGCAACAATGCGGGCATCCTGGGCGCCGCCGCGCTCGCGGTCAAGCACCAGGACTAA
- a CDS encoding serine hydrolase domain-containing protein: MFDHIDEVFSTHFARGSAPSLVWGTFDRRGLMHVGAVGRGHDGMEPGPDTAYRIASCTKSFTAATLLALRDAGQLSLDDRVTRFVPAFAEVVLPTADAPVPTLRMLLTMSAGFPTDDPWADRQEAMSRDEFDTLLRTGLTFESIPGTAFAYSNLGFALLGRVIEQASGRSYRDLVTELFLEPLGLTGTGWDASVPAAGGVAVGTRWLDSTWHSLPFSAPGVFSPIGGLFSTVTDLSAWAAWLASAFDPAGADEPASPLSRASRREMQQAYRFVPALPQHPTGYGFGLFVEHDARRGTVVSHSGGYPGFSAHMRWSAERGHGIVAFGNATHSRLSVATTLAFNRLDAEQSPAPVTVLPATRVAQHALTRLIRQWSDDAARDLFAPNVELDDSLERRRSAIARAVDLVGGLAPQDMPTHAHRLDTGEVSTGLAHLVWFVPGVAGRLRVEIRLTPQHPPRVQTLTVTTDLVQPR, from the coding sequence GTGTTCGACCACATCGATGAGGTCTTCTCCACCCACTTTGCTCGTGGTTCTGCCCCGAGCCTGGTGTGGGGAACCTTCGATCGTCGTGGTCTCATGCACGTTGGGGCGGTCGGGCGGGGTCACGACGGCATGGAACCCGGGCCGGACACGGCCTACCGCATTGCGTCCTGCACCAAAAGCTTCACTGCCGCCACGCTTCTTGCGCTGCGCGATGCGGGTCAGCTCAGCCTCGACGACAGGGTGACGCGCTTCGTCCCGGCATTTGCTGAGGTTGTGCTGCCCACAGCGGATGCCCCGGTGCCGACCCTGCGGATGCTCCTCACGATGTCGGCCGGGTTCCCCACCGATGACCCGTGGGCCGACCGTCAGGAGGCGATGAGCCGGGATGAGTTCGATACACTTCTGCGCACCGGTCTCACCTTCGAGTCAATCCCCGGCACGGCGTTCGCGTACTCCAACCTCGGCTTTGCACTGCTGGGCCGGGTGATCGAACAGGCGAGCGGGCGCAGCTACCGTGACCTCGTCACCGAACTTTTCCTCGAACCTCTGGGGCTGACCGGCACGGGCTGGGATGCGTCGGTGCCGGCCGCGGGAGGCGTAGCCGTGGGCACGCGCTGGCTCGACAGTACCTGGCACTCCCTGCCGTTCTCCGCACCCGGCGTCTTCTCCCCCATCGGCGGCCTCTTCAGCACCGTCACCGACCTCAGCGCGTGGGCGGCGTGGCTTGCGTCGGCGTTCGACCCGGCCGGAGCCGACGAGCCGGCGTCTCCACTCTCCCGCGCCAGCAGACGCGAGATGCAGCAGGCGTATCGTTTCGTTCCCGCGCTGCCGCAGCATCCGACGGGGTATGGTTTCGGGCTCTTCGTTGAACACGATGCGCGCAGGGGGACGGTCGTCTCCCACTCGGGCGGCTATCCGGGGTTCTCTGCCCACATGCGTTGGTCGGCCGAGCGAGGCCACGGTATCGTCGCCTTCGGTAACGCCACCCACTCGCGGCTATCGGTGGCCACAACGTTGGCGTTTAACCGTCTCGACGCCGAGCAGAGCCCGGCACCCGTAACTGTTCTTCCGGCCACGCGGGTCGCCCAGCACGCGCTCACCCGTTTGATTCGCCAGTGGAGTGACGACGCGGCGCGCGACCTGTTTGCCCCCAACGTGGAGCTTGATGATTCTCTTGAGCGCCGACGGTCCGCCATCGCGCGCGCCGTTGACCTCGTGGGCGGGCTTGCGCCACAGGACATGCCAACGCATGCTCACCGCCTCGATACCGGTGAGGTATCGACCGGGCTGGCGCACCTTGTGTGGTTCGTTCCGGGTGTGGCCGGCCGGTTGCGGGTAGAGATTCGATTGACACCGCAACACCCACCACGTGTGCAAACACTCACGGTCACAACCGACCTGGTGCAACCCCGCTGA
- a CDS encoding C4-type zinc ribbon domain-containing protein, with protein MKATPLQQQELLRLQALDTKVLQVAHQTTSLPQHAEVLSLKREADAVRARMTTEGGALGDVRTELGRIESDVGVVEKRIARDTERVQSTSSIKDVQALETELTSLRKRLFDLEEIEIAVMERLEQHEASVAVVVRERDAVAERMIAAETGRDELLADLERQIGELRRDRLTVAGTIDGELVTLYEKRLVTGRGNAAALLRARTCSGCTMTLTGSDLAEVRQAAANEVIFCPDCGAILVRTEESGI; from the coding sequence GTGAAGGCAACGCCCCTCCAGCAGCAGGAGCTTCTCCGGCTCCAGGCCCTCGACACCAAGGTGCTCCAGGTCGCTCACCAGACAACGTCGCTTCCTCAGCATGCTGAAGTCTTGAGCCTCAAGCGTGAAGCGGATGCTGTTCGCGCGAGAATGACGACGGAGGGTGGAGCTCTCGGCGACGTGCGTACCGAGCTTGGCCGCATCGAATCTGATGTCGGGGTGGTCGAGAAGCGCATTGCCCGCGACACGGAGCGCGTGCAGAGCACCTCGTCCATCAAGGACGTTCAGGCGCTCGAGACAGAACTCACCTCGCTGCGTAAACGTCTCTTCGACCTCGAGGAGATCGAGATCGCCGTGATGGAGCGGCTTGAGCAGCACGAGGCATCCGTTGCCGTCGTCGTCCGTGAGCGTGACGCTGTGGCGGAGCGAATGATCGCAGCGGAGACGGGCCGCGATGAGCTTCTTGCAGACCTCGAGCGTCAGATCGGTGAACTTCGACGTGATCGTCTCACGGTTGCGGGAACCATTGACGGGGAGCTTGTTACCCTGTACGAGAAGCGGCTCGTCACCGGGCGCGGAAATGCGGCAGCGCTGCTGCGTGCCCGCACCTGCAGCGGCTGCACGATGACCCTCACCGGGAGCGACCTGGCTGAGGTGCGCCAGGCTGCCGCAAACGAGGTCATCTTTTGCCCCGACTGCGGCGCTATTCTGGTGCGCACGGAGGAGTCCGGCATTTAG
- a CDS encoding Nif3-like dinuclear metal center hexameric protein has translation MSFSLADVNRVAHELWPLSGAEAWDAPGLVTGDLSRNITAIHLAVDAVSDTVEEAIAGSADLLLVHHPLLLRGVTSIAEDRYKGSLLARLVRANCALLSAHTNADIVSGGVSDTLATLLGLVDARPIVVGATPRIGLGRVGELPEAVSLGHLAHLLSKILPATASGIRVSGDYTMPVKRVALCGGAGDSLLREAAVLQSDVYITSDLRHHPASEAREEARLAHGAPALIDVSHWASEWLWLDGAANQLRTALPGVVVTVSDLRTDPWDFVVMH, from the coding sequence GTGTCTTTCTCGCTCGCCGACGTCAACCGTGTCGCTCACGAACTGTGGCCGCTCTCAGGTGCCGAAGCATGGGACGCCCCGGGTCTTGTCACCGGCGATCTGTCCCGAAATATTACCGCCATACACCTGGCTGTTGACGCTGTTTCCGACACCGTTGAGGAAGCCATCGCGGGTTCAGCAGACCTGCTGCTGGTGCACCACCCACTGCTTCTCCGCGGGGTAACTTCCATCGCTGAGGACCGCTACAAGGGGTCACTGCTCGCTCGTCTCGTGCGCGCCAATTGCGCTCTGCTGTCCGCTCACACCAACGCGGACATTGTCAGTGGCGGAGTGTCCGACACCCTGGCGACGCTGCTCGGACTTGTGGATGCCCGGCCCATCGTTGTCGGCGCCACGCCCCGTATCGGTCTGGGCCGGGTGGGTGAGCTGCCTGAAGCGGTTTCACTCGGGCATCTGGCGCATCTGCTCAGCAAGATTCTTCCGGCTACCGCGTCCGGGATTCGAGTGTCGGGCGACTACACCATGCCGGTAAAACGCGTTGCACTGTGCGGGGGAGCCGGTGATTCCCTCCTCCGTGAGGCGGCAGTGCTTCAGTCAGACGTGTACATCACGTCGGATCTGCGTCATCATCCGGCCTCTGAAGCCCGGGAAGAGGCCCGGCTCGCTCACGGTGCGCCGGCACTCATCGACGTGTCACACTGGGCGAGCGAATGGTTATGGCTGGATGGTGCCGCCAACCAGCTGCGAACCGCCTTGCCCGGTGTCGTCGTGACGGTGAGTGACCTTCGCACCGACCCGTGGGATTTCGTTGTCATGCACTGA